GGTCCTGCGCTTCGGCCTGCGCCGCAAGCCCACTGCCGGTGAGCTGACGTACCGGATCGTCCTGGCCCAGCAAGCGCCCGAGGTGAAGGCGGCCGGAGTCAGCGATCACGAAGTCGGGGACCCCACGCGCCCCGATTCGGCCCCCGCCCTGTCCATCCAGCTCAATGAACTCTTTCTGGTGCGCCTGCCCCTCTACGTCACGCCCCAGGGCACGTCGGCCCAGATGGGCTATACGCTGGAGCGTCAGGGCGACGTGCTGCGCCTGCGCCTTACCAACACCGGCAACCGGCACCAGACCCTGTATGACCTGACCCTGCGCCGGGGCGACCAGGTCCTCGACTTCCCGCCCAACGCGGTCCTGTCAGGCGCGCAGCTCACCTACCAGCTGGCGGGCTGGGGCGCCCTGGGTGGCCCGCTGGACGTGTCGTACCGCAACCAGGACGGAGAGCAGATCCGTGTGCAGCCGCCGCTTCCCTAGGAAGTCCGCTCCCCTCCGGGCGCTGCTGGGCCTGGCCCTGCTCGTGGGGACCGGACAGGCCCGCGCGCAGGCGGCCTCCGACGCGGCCCTGTGTGCCCAGGACGCCGAACTGCTGGACGTGAGCGTCGGCGGTCAGGCCCGGGGTGTCCACGAGGTGCGGCGGGGCGCGGGAGGCACCTTGCTGGACGGCACGGCCCTCGTGGACGCGGAGGCCGGATACGTCGCCCGGGAAGTGACCTGCGACGGTCAGCCGTTTGTGCGTCTCAGGGACGAGCTGGACGTGACCTACGATTCCAAGGCCCTGAGCCTCAGCGTCGCGGCGCGGCTCTCGCTCCTGCCGGGCGGGACGCTGGATCTGGCCGGGATGGGGGCCGCGGGAACCCCCAACGCTCCGGTGTTCGGCGTGGCCTACGCCCTGAGCGCCTCCCACGCCTGGGCGGGCGGAGCGGGGCGGGACCTGCTGGCCCTCGACGCTTACGGGGCCTTGGGGCGCTGGAGCGGTTTCGCCGGAGCGGTGGCCCGCCGAACCGTCGGCGAGACTGACGGCGGGGTCGAGCTTCAGCCGCGCGCCGCGCTGACCTCGGACCTCTCTCCCGAGTGGCAGGTCAGCGCGGCGTACGGCACCCTGCCTTTCACCGACCCCGGGCGGCTGTCGGGCGCGGACTTCTGGGGGGTGGGCGTGCAGGGGGGCAATGCGCAGCGGCGGCTGGAACGGTTGTCGGTGCCGCTGCCGCTGGACGCCCGGGTCACGGTGGCGGTGGACGGGGTCCCCCTCGCCACCGTCGACGCGCGGGCAGGCGAACTGCTGCTCAAGAACCTGCCCCTGGACGCCGGGCTGTCGCAGGTCACCGTGACGGTCACCGACGCCAACGGCCAGCGGGTGCTCGAACGTGCCCAGGACGCCCTGCCCGGTGCCCTGCCACGCGGTGCCTACGGGGTGCAGCTGATCGCCGGACACCAGCCGGAGGGCCTGACCGTCCGGGGGGCGGGCGTCTACGGGCTGAGCGAACGCTGGACGCTCGACGCCTCCGCCCACTGGCTTCCTGGCGACTGGTCCGCCCAGATCGGCGCGAGCAGCGTGCGTGAGGGGCGGCAGTTCTCGGCCAGTGCCCAACTGGCCGGCGATCGCCTGACCGGCGTTTCACCCGGCGCCGCTGGGCAGACGCCGGAGCTGACCCTGCGGGGGAGCTACGCGCAGGTGGTGGGGCAGCTGGCGCTGGGCGGTTCGGCCGAGGTTCCCGTGCAAGATCCCCGCCGCAGCCGCGTCACCCTCAGCGCTCTGGGAAGTTGGGACAACACGACGCTCTTTTTGCGCTCCTCTTTCGCGCCAGGACGGGAGGCGGAACGGTGGGCCGTCTCCGCGGGAGGCTACCGCCGGCTGAATGAGCGGTGGACCCTCAGCGGCCTGCTGCAGGGCCAGCCGGGCGGCTGGAGCGCGGGCCTGCACCTCACCTGGACCCCACAGGCGAATCTCACCGTCAGCGGCGGTGCCGGGTGGTCCCGGACGGCGAATGCGGCAGACGAAGCCGACAGCCCTGCCTCGCGCGCCGAGGGTGACTTCAGCGTGCAGTACCGCCCGGCACCCGGTCACACCCTGGGAGCCAGCGTGGGTGCGCGCACCTGGCAGAACTCGCGCCTGAGCTACGCCTACGAGGGCCCGGCCAGCGCCGAGGTGAACCTGACGCCCAGGGGGGCAGACGTGAGCGCCTCGGGCGTGGTGGGCCTGATCGGCGGCTCCCTGATTCCCGGACGAGAAGCGGGCAACCGCAACCTCCTGATCCGCACGGGGGTACGCGGTGTGCCCCTGCGGGTCAACGGTCTGCCCACCGTCACCGACGCGCGCGGCGACGCCCTGGTGGCCCTGCGCAGTGGCGAGCGGCAGGTCAAGGTCACTGTGGACAGCGACGACCTGCCGCTGAACGTGGCCGTGACCCAGGACAGCGCGGTGCTGAGCGTGGGGGGCAACGGCGTCGCCACGCTGAACTGGCAGACCAACTTCGAGGTCAGCCGCTGGGTGCGGCTGTACTGGAAGGCCGGGGAAGTGGCTGCCGCTGCGGACCTTCACCTGGACAACGCGGTGTTGCCCGCCGACCCCGACGGCTACGTTCTTCTGGGTGGTCGCCAGAACACAGCGGGTGCGCGCATCGCCTCGCAGGACGGCACCCGCTCCTGCCCCGTCACCATCACCCCGGCGGAGGTGACGGCGTGTATGCCCTGACTCCAGCGCCCCCCTTTCCCAACGGGGTGTCCTGGCATGGGGGAACGCTGGGCATCTGCGGAGACCGGCTCGTGCTGCTGACCCCCGCGGGCGCGCTCACGCTCTACCGCTTCATGCCGCTGCGCCTCGCGCTGCTGTGCGGGCAGACCGTGCCCTTCGCCTCCCACTGGCCAGAACACCTCAAGCCCTTCGTGTACGGCTACACGCCGCTGCCCTGTCCCCCACCCGGGGCCAGCATCGGTGAAGCCCTGCGCCTCCACCTGGGTCAGCGGGTTCGTCCCCGCAGCGGCCTGCGCCCCTGGGACCAGGCCACCTACCGGGGCTGGCCGCTCTACCTGTTCGCCGGAGACCGGCCCGGCACCCCAGCTGGCGGTGAGGTCGAAAATCTGTTTCACTGTGTGCCGGAGAATGTGCTACCCCTCTCTATTGGAGGAGGGGACGGTTTCGGTCCCTGAACATCCGTCTGCCCCACCCTCCCCATGCACCACCTCAAGGAGAACCCATGACCGATTCCAGCGCCACCGCCCCGAAGATCATCGCCGTCACCACCCTGGACGGCTACCTGTACGCTGTCAGCAAGGCGGGCTACCTGCTGCCCCTGTACTTCTACGGCCCCATCCTCAGCCACCTCGACGGCGGCACCACACCCCCCGTGTTCGACGTGCCCTTTGTGGATGGCTGGCCCCCCTACACCCAGCCCTTTGCCGAGGGCTACGTGCCCGTGCCCAAACTGAACAATAAGGTTCTGCCCGACGACATCGAGACGTTTTTTACGGAGCAGGAACGCTCCCAATCCAAGCGGAACTGGCAGCAGCTGGTGTTCGGCGGCTACCCCCTCTATATCTTTGGCAACGGCGAACAGCCGGACCCCGTTGGAAGTGATGTGCGCGAACATCCCACGGCCCTGTTCCGCCAGGTGAAGGTGGATTTTCGACATGGACCGATTACTGGGGTGAAGGATGGACCTACTATGCCCCCGGCGTATGTTGGACCGTAACAATTTACTCTAAAGCTTATGTTTTTAAATCTTGTAGCAATTTTATTAAATGCATAGCTATATCTTTAAGATCATTAAATTCAATCTTATCGTGTGAGTCCCTCTTTAGTTTATCGGCCCTGGTCTTCAACGACGCATCGGCCTCATTGTTACTGCATAATTGTAAAATGTAGGAATTTATGGTGTCGGGGAAGTAGTTGGATAAATCTTCTGCGCATATAATGAGACCCTTCCATATATTCATATTATTATTATTGCGTTGTTCTAAGGCAATTTTTATACCAGCTTGAACCCTAGATCTAGCTTGTGGAGTTCGTCCTAGGGCATATAGAGCTTGTGCTTCAAGAAACATTGTATGGATGGTATTGTCCAAGTACTGATGATCTCGCGTAAGATCGGTAATTTGGCGTGTACATATCAGGGTCTTTCGAGGCTGTCCTATGCCTAGATGAGCCATTCCTAGATATAACAATACCTGCAGTTTAGAAAAAAGGTTTCCTGTGTTTTGAATTCTGCTTAATAGTACGTTCGCCTCAGACAATATATTCTCGTAATTCGGGGAAGGCATTTCTAATTGAACCCATAGCAGTGTTTCCCCTAAAGTTAAGCTTGAGCCGTGCGGAAGGAGTTTTTGAGCTTCGGGTAACAATTCCAAAACTTCTTCGAACTCTCCTAGGCGGGTTAGCCCGCCCAGGAGATTCGTAAGGTACCCCGCTTGTCTATTTAAGTCTTTAGTGTCTCGTGCTATCGCTAGGGCTTCCCGTGTAAGGGAGACTGCTATGCGGAGTTGCCCTTGCTCGCTACGAACTACTGCCAGCGTATTCAGCACCCGCATCCTGTTTCCTCGGTCATCCGCCAGCGGCCCGCTTAAAAACCTCGTCGCCAACGTTTGGGCATCCAGTAACCTGCCCGCCCGTTGTGCCAACCACATACAGGCGATCTGCCCGGCGGCCTGCACCTCGGGTGGAGCCTGCACGTCCTCGATCAGGTCACACAGGCGCTGAAAGACGTCCGTGCCCGTCACCGCCAGAGCCAGCCCGTCGTAGTGCGACATCAGGTGGTAGAGCAGCCCAGCCTCCAGCGTGCCCGCCTGGAGTGCGGTGCGGATGGCGCGGAGCACGTTGCCCGATTCCTCCGCCACGGCGGGATCGGTGGGCGAACGCGACCCGAACCACTCCAGGTAATGCCGGGCGTGCTCGCCGCGCGCCTCCTCCAGCAGCGCCGCGTGCACCGGACCGTGCGTGTGCACCAGGCTTTCCAGGGCAGGGTAAATGCGCAGCCGCTCGCTGCCAGGCCGGTGGGCTTCCAGAAAGGAGTGGTCGAGCAGGGCGTTCAGGTCCGCCTCGGGAATCCCCAGGGCCAGGGCATCCGCTGGGTCGAAGTCCGCGAACACGCTCAGGCGCAGCAGGGCCCGCTGCTCGGACGCCTGCAGCAGCGCCCACGAGCGCTCCGCCACCGCTGCCAGCCCCCGTTTGCCGCTGCCCACGTCGTGCAGGGTGGCGCCACTTTGCAGGATGCGCACGTACACGTCTTCCAGCGGCTCCACCCGCAGCCAGGAGGCGGCCAGGGTCAGCG
The sequence above is a segment of the Deinococcus hopiensis KR-140 genome. Coding sequences within it:
- a CDS encoding fimbrial biogenesis chaperone, with protein sequence MRRGRWTGRLAGLLGFGLLALGSGAHAQQGFNLNPVVVNLDPARTLNGALTFTNTSTEAVTVQASVVEWQIRDGEDVDLPTRDVQLNPTRFTVGPGESQVLRFGLRRKPTAGELTYRIVLAQQAPEVKAAGVSDHEVGDPTRPDSAPALSIQLNELFLVRLPLYVTPQGTSAQMGYTLERQGDVLRLRLTNTGNRHQTLYDLTLRRGDQVLDFPPNAVLSGAQLTYQLAGWGALGGPLDVSYRNQDGEQIRVQPPLP